The following proteins are encoded in a genomic region of Nymphalis io chromosome 16, ilAglIoxx1.1, whole genome shotgun sequence:
- the LOC126774339 gene encoding NADH dehydrogenase [ubiquinone] flavoprotein 2, mitochondrial — protein sequence MLSSLRSGVQGLWRASSRALQTTANLQHDSLYVHRDTPEDNSSIPFEFTPENKKRAEALLAIYPEGHKRGAMIPLLDLAQRQNGGWLPISAMHKVAELLNLPRMRVYEVATFYTMFIRRPIGKYHVQVCTTTPCWLRGSDAVLNAIKEATGCEVGGNSPCGKFSVSEVECLGACVNAPMVQVNDDYYEDLTVEDTKEIIEKLKRDEKPKPGPRSGRYAAEPLGGLTSLTEEPTGPGFGLQEGLKA from the exons atgTTATCCAGCCTCAGGTCTGGAGTTCAAGGTTTG TGGCGAGCATCGTCCAGAGCGCTCCAGACAACAGCAAATTTACAACATGATAGCCTATATGTGCACCGAGACACCCCTGAAGATAATTCAAGTATTCCCTTTGAATTTACACCCGAAAATAAGAAG CGTGCTGAGGCTCTCTTAGCTATATATCCTGAAGGTCACAAACGAGGGGCTATGATTCCTTTATTAGACTTGGCTCAGCGTCAAAATGGTGGTTGGCTCCCAATATCTGCAATGCATAAGGTAGCTGAACTATTAAATCTTCCCCGCATGAGGGTATATGAAGTAGCTACCTTCTATACCATGTTTATTAG GAGACCCATAGGCAAGTACCATGTGCAAGTGTGTACAACAACACCTTGCTGGTTAAGGGGTTCTGATGCAGTACTTAATGCTATCAAAGAAGCGACCGGCTGTGAAGTTGGAGGAAACAGCCCTTGtggaaaattctcagtatctGAG GTGGAGTGTCTAGGTGCATGTGTCAATGCACCTATGGTTCAAGTTAATGAcgattattat GAAGACTTAACAGTTGAGGATACTAAAGAGATAATTGAGAAGCTAAAGAGAGATGAAAAACCCAAGCCTGGACCAAG gaGTGGAAGGTATGCAGCAGAACCTCTTGGTGGGCTAACATCTTTAACTGAAGAACCAACAGGCCCTGGGTTCGGCTTACAAGAAGGCCTGAAAGCTTAA